One genomic region from Henningerozyma blattae CBS 6284 chromosome 2, complete genome encodes:
- the TDA10 gene encoding putative ATP-dependent kinase (similar to Saccharomyces cerevisiae YGR205W; ancestral locus Anc_5.132) codes for MNDNTALNTILTFVDNQLCQWKKSKQFKKSPLYIFISGPQGSGKSYSSKKIGEHITTNYSDISSLAISIDDFYLKREDQIQLQNKYSNNKLLDGRGLPGTHDLPLLSQFVESTLSYTNSSLNVPHYDKSKYGGLGDRAPTSTQKKLPIDVIIFEGWFVGYESISRNMKKTLDENMIDINKYLLHYSKLLWDNDLISSIGIVFATNKIHNVYNWRKQQERELIEQTGNGMTDEQVEKFIDRYWPCYEEYFEDFIKSKKLGNIATLTVTINIDRNLEYSEISLHNQ; via the coding sequence ATGAATGATAATACAGCTTTAAATACCATTTTAACCTTCGTAGATAATCAACTGTGCCAAtggaaaaaatcaaaacagTTTAAGAAAAGCcccttatatatatttatttctgGACCACAGGGATCTGGAAAGTCTTACTCTAGCAAAAAGATAGGCGAACACATAACAACTAACTATTCTGATATTTCATCACTAGCCATTTCAATTGATGATTTTTATCTAAAAAGAGAAGATCAAAtccaattacaaaataaatattctaataataaattattagacGGACGTGGATTACCTGGCACGCATGATTTGCCGTTATTATCACAATTTGTGGAATCTACTCTATCATATACAAATAGTTCTTTAAATGTACCCCATTatgataaatcaaaatatggTGGTCTAGGAGATAGAGCCCCCACATCAactcaaaaaaaattgccAATCGAtgttataatttttgaagGTTGGTTTGTTGGGTATGAATCTATTTCTAGAAATATGAAGAAAACATTGGATGAAAACATGATTGACATTAACAAATATCTCTTGCATTATAGCAAATTATTATGGGATAACGACCTAATTTCGTCAATTGGTATAGTCTTTGCGACTAATAAGATACACAATGTTTATAATTGGCGTAAGCAACAAGAACGTGAACTAATTGAACAGACAGGTAATGGTATGACGGATGAAcaagttgaaaaatttattgacCGTTATTGGCCATGCTACgaagaatattttgaagatttcATCAAGAGTAAAAAATTGGGTAACATTGCTACATTGACTGTTACTATAAATATCGATAGAAACCTTGAGTATTCAGAAATATCTTTACACAACCAATGA
- the TBLA0B09930 gene encoding uncharacterized protein, which translates to MLKGSVFKRFHHFARLDLRIGHVNNVIRHPSSSKLYVLQVQTSNLEPLVNKQICSGLQEHIPIENLQNQFVVVLENIKKCKLRGEVSEAMLLCGVQQSSTDVNNNNTNSSVTSKVVLCKPLKTNPDLIGQRILLKSGITCSPPLSKLENKELVKRLKSKEWDDISSRLKVSSNGDVVYIQSEKEIQEANSNNIEDSLVVWSNELNEYIPIKVQGLPEGSSVC; encoded by the coding sequence ATGTTAAAAGGTTCTGTATTCAAGAgatttcatcattttgCAAGACTCGATCTTCGAATTGGCCATGTAAATAACGTTATCAGACATCCGAGctcttcaaaattatatgtTTTACAAGTTCAAACATCAAATCTTGAACCACTGGtgaataaacaaatatgCTCGGGTTTACAAGAACATATTCCCattgaaaatttacaaaaccAATTTGTAGttgtattagaaaatattaaaaaatgtaaattaAGGGGTGAGGTTAGTGAAGCTATGCTACTGTGTGGAGTACAGCAATCTTCAACAGATGtaaacaacaataataccaaCTCATCAGTTACTAGCAAAGTTGTTCTATGTAAACCATTGAAAACTAATCCTGATTTAATAGGCCAAAggattttattaaaaagtGGAATCACTTGTTCCCCACCACTTTCAAAACTTGAAAATAAGGAATTAGTGAAGAGACTAAAGTCCAAAGAATGGGATGATATTTCTTCCAGATTAAAAGTTAGTAGTAATGGAGATGTAGTTTATATTCAAtcagaaaaagaaatacaagaagcaaattcaaataacatTGAAGATTCATTAGTTGTTTGGAGTAATGAActaaatgaatatattccTATAAAAGTTCAAGGCTTACCAGAAGGAAGTTCAGTTTGTTAA
- the ACO1 gene encoding aconitate hydratase ACO1 (similar to Saccharomyces cerevisiae ACO1 (YLR304C); ancestral locus Anc_4.51) — MLSARTVLTKPLKRGLATLTKDSKVNQNLVESHSFINYKQNVENVDIVRKRLGRPLTYAEKILYGHLDDPHGQAIERGVSYLKLRPDRVACQDATAQMAILQFMSAGLPEVARPTTIHCDHLIQAQVGGEKDLKRAVDLNKEVYDFLKTATSKYNMGFWGPGSGIIHQIILENYAFPGALLIGTDSHTPNAGGLGQLAIGVGGADAVDVMSDLPWELKAPKILGVKLTGKMSGWTSPKDIILKLAGITTVKGGTGKIVEYFGEGVDTFSATGMGTICNMGAEIGATTSVFPFNKSMVEYLNATGRSQIADFAKLYQKDFLSADEGAEYDELIELDLNTLEPYVNGPFTPDLATPISKLKDVAVQNNWPLDVRVSLIGSCTNSSYEDMSRAASIVKDAASHGLKAKTIYTVTPGSEQIRATIDRDGQLGTFKEFGGIVLANACGPCIGQWDRRDIKKGDKNTIVSSFNRNFTSRNDGNPETHSFVASPEIVTAFAIAGDLRFNPLTDKLKDKDGNEFMLKEPVGEGLPTRGYDKGASTYQAPPEDRSNVEVKVSPTSDRLQLLKPFKAWDGKDSLDMPILIKSLGKTTTDHISMAGPWLKYRGHLENISNNYMIGAINAENKKANNVKNVYTGEYKGVPDTARDYRDQGIKWVVIGGENFGEGSSREHAALEPRFLGGFAIITKSFARIHETNLKKQGLLALNFKDPADYDKINPDDKIDIIGLSEFAPGKCVTMRVTPKNGDSWTTELTHTFNEEQIEWFKNGSALNKIRKDKLAN, encoded by the coding sequence ATGCTAAGTGCTCGTACTGTCTTAACAAAACCATTAAAGAGAGGTCTAGCTACCTTGACAAAAGACTCTAAAGTTAACCAAAATTTAGTTGAAAGtcattcttttattaattataaacaAAATGTTGAAAACGTCGACATTGTTAGAAAGAGACTAGGTAGACCATTGACTTATGCTGAAAAGATCTTATATGGTCATTTGGACGACCCACATGGTCAAGCTATTGAAAGAGGTGTTTCATATTTGAAGTTGAGACCAGACCGTGTTGCTTGTCAAGATGCTACTGCTCAAATGGctattttacaatttatGTCTGCAGGTTTACCTGAAGTTGCAAGACCAACTACTATTCATTGTGATCATTTAATCCAAGCTCAAGTTGGTGGTGAAAAGGATTTAAAGAGAGCTGTCGATTTAAATAAGGAAGTTTACGATTTCTTAAAGACTGCTACCTCCAAATACAATATGGGGTTCTGGGGTCCAGGTTCTGGTATTATCCATCAAATTATCTTAGAAAATTATGCCTTCCCAGGTGCCTTATTAATTGGTACTGATTCGCACACTCCAAATGCTGGTGGTTTAGGTCAATTAGCTATTGGTGTTGGTGGTGCAGATGCTGTTGATGTTATGTCCGATTTACCATGGGAATTGAAAGCACCAAAGATTTTGGGTGTTAAATTGACTGGTAAGATGAGTGGATGGACTTCTCCAAAGGATATTATCTTGAAATTAGCTGGTATTACTACTGTTAAAGGTGGTACTGGTAAGATTGTAGAATATTTTGGTGAAGGTGTTGACACTTTCTCTGCCACTGGTATGGGTACCATTTGTAATATGGGTGCTGAAATTGGTGCTACTACCTCTGTTTTCCCattcaataaatcaatGGTCGAATATTTGAATGCTACCGGTCGTTCACAAATTGCTGACTTTGCcaaattatatcaaaaaGATTTCTTATCTGCTGATGAAGGTGCAGAATATGATGAATTGATTGAATTAGACTTGAATACCTTGGAACCTTACGTCAATGGTCCATTTACTCCAGATTTGGCTACTCCAATCTCTAAGTTAAAGGATGTTGCAGTTCAAAACAACTGGCCATTAGATGTTAGAGTCAGTTTAATTGGTTCTTGTACCAACTCTTCTTATGAAGATATGTCTCGTGCTGCTTCTATCGTTAAAGATGCCGCTTCTCATGGTTTGAAAGCTAAGACTATCTACACAGTCACACCAGGTTCTGAACAAATTAGAGCTACCATTGACCGTGATGGTCAATTAGGTacttttaaagaatttggtGGTATCGTTTTGGCTAACGCTTGTGGTCCATGTATTGGTCAATGGGATCGTAGAGATATTAAGAAAGGTGACAAGAACACCATTGTCTCTTCTTTCAACAGAAACTTCACTTCAAGAAATGATGGTAACCCAGAAACTCACTCATTTGTTGCCTCTCCAGAAATCGTCACAGCTTTTGCCATTGCTGGTGACTTAAGATTTAACCCATTAACTGATAAGTTAAAGGACAAGGATGGCAATGAGTTCATGCTAAAGGAACCAGTTGGTGAAGGTTTACCAACTAGAGGTTATGATAAGGGTGCTAGTACTTACCAAGCCCCACCAGAAGATCGTTCCAATGTTGAAGTTAAGGTCTCTCCAACTTCTGACCGTTTACAATTATTGAAACCATTCAAAGCTTGGGATGGTAAAGATTCTTTAGACATgccaattttaattaaatcattgGGTAAGACTACAACTGATCATATTTCAATGGCTGGTCCATGGTTAAAATACAGAGGtcatttagaaaatatctCTAACAATTATATGATTGGTGCTATTAATGCTGAAAATAAGAAGGCTAACAATGTTAAGAACGTTTACACTGGTGAATACAAGGGTGTTCCAGACACTGCCAGAGATTACAGAGATCAAGGTATTAAATGGGTTGTTATTGGTGGTGAAAACTTCGGTGAAGGTTCTTCCCGTGAACATGCCGCTTTAGAACCAAGATTCTTAGGTGGGTTTGCCATCATCACTAAATCATTTGCCCGTATTCATGAAACTAACTTGAAGAAACAAGGTTTATTGGCCTTGAACTTCAAGGACCCAGCTGATTACGACAAGATTAACCCGGATGATAAGATCGATATTATTGGTTTATCTGAATTTGCCCCAGGCAAGTGTGTCACAATGAGAGTTACTCCAAAGAATGGTGACTCTTGGACCACTGAGTTAACTCATACATTCAACGAAGAACAAATTGAATGGTTCAAAAACGGTTCTGCCTTGAacaaaattagaaaagacAAATTGGCCAACTAA
- the STT4 gene encoding 1-phosphatidylinositol 4-kinase STT4 (similar to Saccharomyces cerevisiae STT4 (YLR305C); ancestral locus Anc_4.50), producing the protein MRFNRRSTITSSLRARALSKLTQFSVNGQETELSKQKEDRYKAFEAIAHSLPISYAKDKSQVYSIPLTVNEWEIFVALGRSKPTDFDQAQKLLHDVIETYFLESPRQVFSDVLMTKFKSQDLRNPHELFTFTLTSLIITLCTKFPSLAEHCNTLFDKYISLVLQLFSQDASAIFSLLGFMNSFIHNNTSIELNTHVWSQLSYIFNSTEFIEQLENVLTFSQSLTNDYIVQYYATNNELSLALFLKILGQFNLSVCTAIVSDTIANKKTSKDTRIKNKQGKFVEYLLDSIVEMYKEDQARELNAAESTQTSQQSSIADVARSKPEIFQNIIVGKRDQLIELCKFTLNMFPVVDAADVSNETKIAFLFEAKTYFLEILSVIPLIQAPGDELFAQFVEVVTDFLNKYIMVAVTPPCLVKNIVAVASLLNYFTEDVSLPLLRLFPLLVALPHISTSTVEEISQYFTKGLLPLNEDSIVNTIYSINNLLTGNSAATHLSMLKRRQLTMPTVSLRPRERTVTSDSFPETHIMNDTALPRSFSQLELQTNASGSAVVSNPRSHINSTLIFENCVTATTIIAANYNDPSITALTIAILTQKVTTISKALDKIIISALTKISRYTSPNEFTILLKFYRTVYLRYSKEGKKDLIKDITDARIKISTSLYLKKYRSKPYYMQLHDLLESIIACGEVDKLEHHRSHSEISIVAEEIGHYLAPLAALLPKPGSPRFDLSTDETTTNMFRNIWFNMAIHGFHHGSDLVKKHYSNLLTISHNTPPLASDFPANNKEMSLEMNGILRRGSSSANIKEQKQAISEFMNVKSVQPRTTSDTKVMFLAATVLLEKLRAEAGECSQVVSYFSDPSVVSSSLEKSLEHINFYVIRKYTKFVQAGTSRIYNSQSVVNQLNEMLLSLAHRDSYLQNVAFNSCDVYIRNLPSSLCHHDSLFTLLDLMTALFDSVMDCETNRFEPRYEFELKHSQKKILLPDTVSWRQGTLSRLNKAAKEWVNLVLNKSNQDIKILLQSYISNMETYDHFTSVEFGVSFAIEMAGSITSVDKELSKLNYSTSEKPNTIAEFIYQHSWRSKYLVTKAMVSSEEEMLVEINKYVDLINNLIAEGDSISNKNINEFLDLSAALVILGKNLAGSLIHNLVKLPFKIFTPEAIKTAINVWLTIIKERPDIAHILLVEVGYYWMRSIDDGLGLFSGKHNLLPEEFQMMEYKPYNKIAINRDSRIAMRSLQPHRYIIKFFISHFQGTLYQSEALLKLFTTWITQATDNLENASLHPFARLIRNELLNFAALVLAVNNREKTKYVTKLSHSITNGALSWYIQPVSWPFGSNDMKVKTDLSVASELYAALNRLSNILMHNCGSEFKLLLAFLNNDINHIKTWLNFLSEMENDNSAGFTSELVDTAFKKHPQLAANILTRSGGEKFTNDVIQKVSSKPLACIKVSDTLPLFLSGMNSTINSNDIHNILYWSPVSPLKSINLFLPKWNKNNCILQYAVLSLESHNVNVTFFYVPQIVQCLRYDATGYVEKLILDTASIDMLFSHQIIWNMLANCYKGDEALEEDEIKPTLDRVRERMVSRFSGYQKEFYEKEFGFFDEVTGISGKLKPYIKKSKAEKKIKIDEEMAKIKVEEGVYLPSNPDGVLVDIDRKSGKPLQSHAKAPFMATFKIRKEEIDSNTGEKQTVEKWQSAIFKVGDDCRQDVLALQLISMFRTIWSSIGLDVYVFPYRVTATLPGCGIIDVLPNSISRDMLGREAVNGLFEYFVTKFGNENTIEYQNARNNFVKSLAGYSVISYLLQFKDRHNGNIMYDDQGHCLHIDFGFIFDIVPGGVKFEAVPFKLTKEMVRVMGGSPTTSAYRDFEELCIKAYLAARPHMEAILECVEPMLGSGLPCFKGNKTMKNLRTRFQPQKTEHEAALYMKNLIRKSFESFFTKGYDEFQRLTNGIPY; encoded by the coding sequence ATGAGATTTAACAGAAGAAGTACAATTACATCTTCTCTAAGAGCACGAGCATTGAGTAAACTAACCCAATTCTCAGTTAATGGCCAGGAAACTGAACtttcaaaacaaaaagaagatAGATATAAAGCCTTTGAAGCAATTGCTCACTCATTACCAATATCTTATGCAAAAGATAAATCACAAGTATATTCTATTCCTTTGACTGTCAACGAATGGGAGATATTTGTTGCTTTAGGTCGTTCTAAGCCTACAGACTTTGATCAGGCTCAAAAGTTGCTTCATGATGTGATTGAAACGTATTTTTTGGAGTCTCCCAGACAAGTTTTTAGTGATGTTTTGATgacaaaatttaaatctcAGGATTTAAGAAACCCACACGAATTATTTACCTTTACATTAACTAGCTTGATAATCACACTATGTACAAAATTCCCTTCATTAGCCGAGCATTGCAACACATTATTTGATAAGTATATTTCACTAGTATTACAATTGTTTTCCCAAGATGCATCAGCCATATTTTCACTATTAGGTTTTATGAATTCATTTATTCATAATAATACCTCTATTGAACTTAACACACATGTTTGGAGTCAATTATcgtatatttttaattcaacaGAATTTATTGAACAACTAGAAAATGTTTTGACCTTTTCTCAATCTTTAACAAATGATTATATTGTTCAATATTATGctacaaataatgaattatccctggctttatttttaaaaattttaggTCAATTTAACCTCTCTGTATGTACTGCAATTGTGTCTGATACAATTGCCAATAAAAAGACTTCTAAAGATACACgtattaaaaataagcAAGGTAAATTtgtagaatatttattggACAGTATTGTAGAAATGTATAAAGAGGATCAAGCTAGAGAACTAAATGCCGCAGAATCAACCCAAACTTCTCAACAATCATCTATTGCTGATGTCGCTCGTTCTAAACCTGAAATATTTCAGAACATAATTGTTGGAAAAAGAGACCAACTGATTGAACTATGTAAGTTTACACTAAATATGTTCCCTGTTGTTGATGCAGCAGATGTTTCAAATGAAACTAAAATTgcatttctttttgaaGCTAAAACGtattttttggaaattttaaGTGTAATCCCATTAATTCAAGCCCCTGgagatgaattatttgctCAATTTGTGGAGGTTGTAACAGACTTTctgaataaatatatcatgGTTGCTGTTACACCACCTTGTTtggtaaaaaatattgtagCAGTAGCTTCATTGTTGAACTATTTTACGGAAGATGTTTCATTACCGCTGTTGCGTCTATTCCCGTTACTAGTGGCCTTGCCTCATATATCTACTTCGACGGTTGAAGAAATATctcaatattttacaaaaggTCTGTTACCTTTAAATGAAGACTCCATTGTGAATactatttattcaattaataatcttttgACTGGTAATAGTGCTGCTACTCATCTTTCAATGTTAAAGAGACGTCAGTTAACAATGCCAACTGTTTCTCTAAGACCTAGAGAACGGACTGTAACTTCTGATTCATTCCCTGAAACTCATATAATGAACGACACTGCTCTTCCTAGATCATTTTCGCAATTAGAGTTACAGACTAATGCATCTGGTTCTGCTGTTGTTTCTAATCCGCGGTCACATATAAATAGCACTTTGATATTCGAAAACTGTGTCACTGCTACGACGATTATTGCGGCAAATTATAATGATCCATCAATAACAGCATTAACCATTGCAATCCTAACCCAGAAAGTTACCACAATTTCAAAAGCTTTAgataaaatcattatatcTGCTCTGACCAAAATTTCAAGATATACTTCACCAAATGAGTTTACGATCTTGTTAAAATTCTATAGAACGGTCTATTTGAGATATTCTAAAGAGGGAAAGAAGGACTTgattaaagatattactgatgcaagaattaaaatatccaCATCactttatttgaaaaagtaCAGAAGTAAACCTTATTACATGCAATTGCATGATCTTTTAGAATCTATTATAGCTTGTGGTGAAGTTGATAAATTGGAACATCATAGATCTCATTCAGAAATATCAATTGTTGCAGAAGAAATAGGTCATTATTTAGCACCATTGGCTGCATTATTACCAAAACCGGGCTCTCCACGGTTTGACTTGAGTACTGATGAAACTACTACCAATAtgtttagaaatatttggtTCAATATGGCAATTCATGGTTTCCATCATGGATCAGATCTGGTGAAAAAGCACTActcaaatttattaacgATATCTCATAACACGCCTCCATTAGCCTCAGATTTCCCAGCAAATAATAAGGAAATGTCTTTAGAAATGAACGGCATTCTGCGTCGTGGTTCTTCTAGTgctaatattaaagaacaGAAGCAAGCTATCTCGGAATTTATGAATGTAAAATCTGTCCAGCCTAGAACTACATCTGACACGAAAGTGATGTTTTTGGCTGCTACTGTTCTACTTGAAAAACTTCGTGCTGAAGCTGGGGAGTGCTCGCAAGTTGTCTCATATTTTTCAGACCCATCTGTTGTTTCAAGTTCTTTAGAAAAGAGTTTAGAacatataaatttttacgTTATCCGTAAATATACTAAATTTGTACAAGCAGGTACATCAAGAATTTACAATTCACAAAGTGTAgttaatcaattaaatgaaatgcTTTTAAGTTTAGCTCATAGAGACTCATATCTTCAAAATGTTGCATTTAATTCATGTGATGTTTATATTAGAAATCTACCTTCGTCATTATGCCACCACGACTCATTATTTACTTTACTTGATTTAATGACAGCACTATTTGATAGTGTAATGGATTGTGAAACAAATAGATTTGAACCTCGTTATGAATTTGAGCTGAAACACTCtcagaaaaaaatacttcTTCCAGATACTGTGTCGTGGAGACAAGGTACTTTATCAAGGCTAAATAAAGCAGCTAAGGAATGGGTTAATTTAGtgttaaataaatcaaacCAAGATATCAAAATTTTGCTACAGTCTTACATTTCAAATATGGAGACATATGATCATTTTACATCTGTAGAATTTGGTGTTTCATTTGCTATAGAAATGGCAGGTTCGATTACATCTGTGGATAAAGaactttcaaaattaaattattcaacTTCAGAAAAGCCAAACACGATTGctgaatttatttatcaacATTCTTGGCGATCGAAATACCTGGTTACTAAGGCAATGGTTTCATCAGAGGAAGAAATGCTAGTAGAAATTAATAAGTATGTTGacttaattaataatttaattgctGAAGGTGACAGCATTTCAAACAAAAACATTAATGAGTTCTTAGATTTGTCGGCAGCTTTAGTAATACTGGGTAAAAATTTAGCTGGTTCCTTAATCCACAATCTTGTAAAATTACccttcaaaatatttacacCAGAGGCTATCAAAACAGCTATTAATGTCTGGTTGACGATTATTAAGGAGAGGCCAGATATTGCACATATTCTACTTGTAGAAGTTGGTTATTATTGGATGAGATCAATAGATGACGGATTAGGTTTATTCTCTGGTAAGCACAATTTACTACCTGAagaatttcaaatgatgGAATATAAAccatataataaaattgcaATAAATAGAGACTCGCGAATTGCGATGCGTTCTCTTCAACCTCATCgatatatcattaaattttttatttcacaTTTTCAAGGTACATTATACCAAAGTGAAGCcttattgaaattgtttACCACATGGATTACTCAAGCGACTGATAACTTAGAAAATGCATCGTTACATCCTTTTGCTAGACTAATAAGAAATGAACTATTGAATTTTGCTGCCCTGGTTCTTGCAGTTAATAATAGAGAGAAGACAAAGTATGTTACCAAGTTAAGTCATAGTATTACAAATGGTGCATTATCGTGGTATATTCAACCAGTTTCTTGGCCCTTTGGTTCAAATGATATGAAAGTTAAAACTGATTTATCGGTAGCCTCTGAACTATATGCTGCTTTAAATAGATTATCTAATATCCTCATGCACAACTGTGGTTcggaatttaaattattgcttgcatttttgaataatgatataaatCATATCAAGACTTGGCTAAACTTTCTAAGTGAAATGGAAAATGACAATAGTGCAGGTTTTACATCAGAGCTAGTGGACACTGCCTTCAAGAAGCATCCACAATTAGCggcaaatattttaaccAGAAGTGGCGGTGAAAAATTCACAAATGATGTTATTCAAAAAGTTTCTAGTAAGCCATTAGCATGTATCAAAGTTTCGGATACTCTTCCATTGTTTTTATCCGGGATGAATAGCacaattaattctaatgatatccataatatattatattggAGTCCTGTTTCTCCACTAAAGTCTATTAACTTGTTTTTACCTAAGtggaataaaaataattgtattcttcaatatgccgtattatcattagaatCGCACAATGTTAATGTAACATTCTTCTATGTTCCCCAGATTGTACAATGTTTACGTTACGATGCAACGGGATACGTGGAAAAGTTGATTTTAGATACTGCTAGTATTGATATGTTGTTTTCACATCAAATTATCTGGAATATGTTGGCTAATTGTTACAAGGGTGATGAAGCGTTAGAAGAGGATGAAATCAAGCCTACGTTAGACCGTGTCCGTGAAAGAATGGTATCTAGATTTAGTGGATATCAGAAAGAATTTtatgaaaaagaatttggGTTTTTCGATGAAGTTACTGGTATCTCAGGTAAATTAAAACCTTATATTAAGAAAAGTAAGGCTGagaagaagataaaaatCGATGAAGAAATGgctaaaattaaagttgAAGAAGGTGTTTATTTACCTTCTAACCCAGATGGTGTATTAGTCGATATTGATCGTAAAAGTGGTAAACCATTGCAATCACATGCTAAAGCACCATTTATGGctacttttaaaattagaaagGAAGAAATTGATTCTAATACAGGTGAAAAACAAACTGTTGAAAAATGGCAAAGTGCTATTTTCAAAGTTGGTGACGATTGTAGACAAGATGTTTTAGCCTTACAATTAATCTCTATGTTTAGAACTATATGGTCATCTATTGGTCTTGATGTTTACGTGTTTCCTTATAGAGTGACAGCAACATTACCAGGTTGTGGTATTATTGATGTGCTACCAAATTCAATATCTCGTGATATGCTAGGTCGTGAAGCAGTTAAtggattatttgaatattttgttaCCAAGTTTGGTAATGAAAATACAATTGAATATCAAAATGCAAGAAACAATTTTGTTAAATCATTAGCAGGATATAGTGTAATATCATATCTTTTACAATTTAAAGATAGGCATAATGGTAATATCATGTATGATGATCAAGGTCATTGTTTACATATCGATTTTGGTTTTATCTTCGATATTGTTCCTGGTGGTGTTAAATTTGAAGCTGTCCCATTTAAATTGACCAAAGAAATGGTTCGTGTTATGGGTGGGTCACCAACTACAAGTGCATATCGTGATTTCGAAGAACTATGTATCAAGGCTTATCTGGCAGCAAGACCACACATGGAAGCCATCCTAGAATGTGTTGAACCAATGTTAGGCAGTGGTTTACCGTGTTTTAAAGGTAATAAAACTATGAAAAATCTACGTACTCGTTTCCAACCTCAGAAGACAGAGCATGAAGCAGCACTATAcatgaagaatttgattAGAAAGAGTTTTGAGAGTTTCTTCACCAAAGGTTATGACGAATTCCAAAGGCTTACCAATGGTATTCCATATTAA